The Microbacterium sp. W4I20 genome segment CGCGTACCCCTCCTCACGCGCCGCGGCGGTGTCGCCGAGCGTGAAACCCTCTCGGGGGAAGGCCATCCAGGTTCGGGTGTGTTCTGCGGTCTCTGCCGGCATACGCCACATCGTGGCTCCTATCTCGGGTGGTGTGAACGAGTGCGAAGCGGAGCGGACATCACCAGCCGGTCGCGAGCACGTGTGCGACGGCGTCGGCGAAGTAGTCGACCGACGCGCGGGTGACGCACAACGGCGGCTTGATCTTAAAGACGTTGAGATGGTCGCCGGTCGGTTGCATGATCACGCCCCGCTCACGCAGACGGTCGCAGATCGCGGCCGTGTCGCGGGTCGCCGGCTCCAGGGTCTCCCGGTCGAGGACGAATTCGAGTCCCAGGTAGAGACCCGACCCATGGACGGCGCCGATGATCGGATGGTCCTCGGCGAGCGCCTCCAGGCGCGACCGCAAGTGAGCGCCGACTTGTCGCGCGTTCTCCTGCAGACCCTCGTCACGGATGATGTCGAGCACCGTCAGGCCGACCACGGATGACAACGGAGAGCCGCCGGTCGAGGAGAAGAAGTACCCCTGCGTGCGGTAGCGATCGGCGATCTCACGGCGGGTGATGACCGCGCCGAGGGGCTGACCGGCGCCGATCGACTTGGCGACCGCGACGATGTCGGGCACGGCGTCCTGCTGCTGGAAGCCCCAGAACCATTCTCCGAGTCGGCCGAACCCGACCTGCACCTCGTCGGCGATGGCGATTCCGCCGTGTCGACGGACCGCCGCGTACACCTCGCGCAGATAGCCGTCCGGAAGAGCGACGCCTCCGGCGTTGCCGAAGTACGACTCGCAGATGAAGCCGGCGGGAGGCGTCCCCGCGTCGGCGAGCGCATCGATGACCTGCGCCGCGTCGGGGGCGTACTTCACCGCGTCGGCACCCCGGTGCGTCCCGCGATAGGGATTCGCCGCCGCGACGGTGTGCACCCATTCCGGCCGCGAGTCGACGGCGGACGGGTTGTCGGCCACCGACGTGGAAACCGCATCGCTGGCGAAGGTCCACCCGTGGTACGCCTCACGCATGGCGACCATGTCCGGTCGGCCGGTCGAGGCCTGCGCGAGCCGGATGGCGAGGTCGACCGCTTCGGAGCCGGAGTTCACGAAGAACACAGTGTCGAGCTCGTCCGGCAGTGTCGCTGCGATCCGCTGAGCGTAGTCGGTGATCGCCCGGTAGTGGAATCGGGAGTTCGTGTTGAGCAGACGTAGCTGCCGGTGCGCCGCCTCGGCGATGCGGGGGTGCGCGTGACCGACCGACGCGATGTTGTTGACCATGTCGAGGTATACGCGGCCGTCGACGTCGATGAGGTACTCCCGCCACCCGCGCTCGATCTCAGGTGGACGTGCGTAGTAGTGCTCCTGAACCTCCGCCAGCACGGCCTCACGGCGGCCGAGAACCTGATCGCTGTCTTCGCCGCCTGCGGGCGTGGGGGCGAACCCGAACGCAGGGGCGGGGTCACCGAGAACCGATCTCCATCCGGCCGCCATGTCGGCGGTGACGCGCTCGGCCGCCTCCGCGACCGTGTCCCGATGCCGCTGTACGAACAGGCGCGTGCGCGCGGGAAGGACGGCGCCGTTCCACGAGGCGGGCAGTCCCGAGATCGTGAGCGTCTCGCCGCCGTGCGACACGGCGCTCATGCCCGGTCGGATGGGCGTGTGGTCGAGTCCGGCGATCGGCGTCGGCTGCGCGAGCCAGAGTGTGAGACCGGTGGGGATCGTCGCCGGTACCTCCGGGGTGCGCGTGGGTGCCCCGGTGAGCACGGCCTGCCACGCCGGGAGGAACACGGCGTCGGACCCGTCGTCCAGCGACGCCAACGCCGCGTCGTCGAGTGCGCCCTGTTTGGACCACCCCCCCTCGTCGTTCAGGGGCGAGGTAGTGCCGGCGTCGAGCGCGGTCACCCGATCGAACACGGCGAGCGGAGCGCCGGTCCAGGTCTCGTCTAGAGAACCCCGGTGGCCCAGCGAATCGAGGATCACCTCGTTCATGACGCGGGCGGGAACGGACGCCGCGACCTTCAGGATGAGCATCTCGCGCTCCAGCGCGTCGCCCGCGTAGGAGTTCGCGTCGTCCAGGCGCACCTGCTGACGGCCGCTCAATGCGAGCACGGCACCGCGCAGCACCACGAGAGGCCACAATGCGGTGAGTTCGTTCTCGTCGAGCGGGCGACGCTCGTGGAACGCCCAGATCGCCGGAAGAGTCGTCGCGAGCGTCGCGCCGTCGTGGTGCAGCAGCGACGACACCGTCGTCGCGATCTCACCCACCCGCCAGGAGCGTGCCACGTCGCCGAAGTCGATCACGGCGTCGGGAAGCGGATCGTCGTCGCGGTGCAGCACGTTGTCGTCGGTGATGTCGAAGTGCCCGGCCTGGGTCGGCAGCGACTCCGCGACCGGCCGGAGCGTGCGCAGCGCGTCATCGGCGGCGGCGCGGACGAACTCGCGCACGGCTGCATCCGGCTCGAGAGGAAGAAGCGTGTCGATCACCCGGCCGGCGTGCCGGAGGTCCCACTGCAGGACCCGGCCGCTCGCGGCATGGTCGAAGTCGGCCAGGGCGAGGCTGACCCGCGCCGACAGCTCGCCCATGCGTCGGACGACTGCGGGGGAAAGGTAGCGAGACCCCATCAGGGTGCGGCCGGACAGGTTCTCGATCACCCGTGCGTGGATGCGTCCCTGCGATGTGTTCCACCATGACGACAGGGGGCCGTGAGGGCCGATCACCACGCGAGGCACGCGGAGCTCAGGCTCACGGTCGCCGACGGTCGCGGCCGCGGCGTCCTGCATGTCGATCTCCGGCTCGCTGAAGACCGGGTTGCTGAGCTTCAGTACGCCGAGAGGCTCGGATGAGCCGCGCGGGAAGACCCGGAAGTTCTGATCCTGCTGGCTGCCGAGCGATCGCAGATCCACGTCGACGCCGAAGGCCTCGGCGAAGAGCCGTCGGACCTCGGCGTCGTCGAGGGCCGGCGAGGGCAGTTCGACGTGCGCGAAGTAGTCGAAGAACTCGTGCGACATGGTTTCTCTTCTCGGTTCTGGATGACGGTCGGGTCCAGGTGCCCGCGACGTCCGGCGATGTCAGGGATCAGAACGGGGCGGCGGTGGTCGTGGCCGCGTCGCCGGCCGCCGCGCCGTCGGCGTCGCGGACGACGACGACGACGAGAGGGCCGTATGCCGGCCGCCACTCGCTGTGGCGCGCGTCGTAGGCGTCTGCAGGGACGA includes the following:
- a CDS encoding aminotransferase, whose amino-acid sequence is MSHEFFDYFAHVELPSPALDDAEVRRLFAEAFGVDVDLRSLGSQQDQNFRVFPRGSSEPLGVLKLSNPVFSEPEIDMQDAAAATVGDREPELRVPRVVIGPHGPLSSWWNTSQGRIHARVIENLSGRTLMGSRYLSPAVVRRMGELSARVSLALADFDHAASGRVLQWDLRHAGRVIDTLLPLEPDAAVREFVRAAADDALRTLRPVAESLPTQAGHFDITDDNVLHRDDDPLPDAVIDFGDVARSWRVGEIATTVSSLLHHDGATLATTLPAIWAFHERRPLDENELTALWPLVVLRGAVLALSGRQQVRLDDANSYAGDALEREMLILKVAASVPARVMNEVILDSLGHRGSLDETWTGAPLAVFDRVTALDAGTTSPLNDEGGWSKQGALDDAALASLDDGSDAVFLPAWQAVLTGAPTRTPEVPATIPTGLTLWLAQPTPIAGLDHTPIRPGMSAVSHGGETLTISGLPASWNGAVLPARTRLFVQRHRDTVAEAAERVTADMAAGWRSVLGDPAPAFGFAPTPAGGEDSDQVLGRREAVLAEVQEHYYARPPEIERGWREYLIDVDGRVYLDMVNNIASVGHAHPRIAEAAHRQLRLLNTNSRFHYRAITDYAQRIAATLPDELDTVFFVNSGSEAVDLAIRLAQASTGRPDMVAMREAYHGWTFASDAVSTSVADNPSAVDSRPEWVHTVAAANPYRGTHRGADAVKYAPDAAQVIDALADAGTPPAGFICESYFGNAGGVALPDGYLREVYAAVRRHGGIAIADEVQVGFGRLGEWFWGFQQQDAVPDIVAVAKSIGAGQPLGAVITRREIADRYRTQGYFFSSTGGSPLSSVVGLTVLDIIRDEGLQENARQVGAHLRSRLEALAEDHPIIGAVHGSGLYLGLEFVLDRETLEPATRDTAAICDRLRERGVIMQPTGDHLNVFKIKPPLCVTRASVDYFADAVAHVLATGW